The genomic window GAGCATGAAATGTTGGGACTTTTCCAGGTTTTTATGGATGGTCATATTCCCATAGTTTTAAATTATTTCATTAAGCCGTTATTTAGTAATTTACAGGTGATTTTGAACTACACGCAAAGGACGGTGTGGGTCGTTTAGTACCCATATTTCTAGTGAAGAAAACATGCTTAGCTTTCAGTTTGGGTTGACCGAGATTACAGTGAATATTCCTTTGAGGACGGCGTGGGTTGCTGAGTACCCATACATGTTGTTTTTATCCCTTCTTTAAAAAGTATGTGTACTGAGCGACCCACATAGTCCTTTGCGTGTAGTAAAAATCGTAGTCTTCTGAAGGTTAAAAAACATCATGTTTTGAGAAATTGAGTGAAATTTTTGGTTACTTTGATAAAGATAACACTTCATGACTTTGGAGGCCATATAAAAGAAAGACCCAaattgagttttacaatttaaTATTATGCTAACCATTGCATTACAAATGAaaaatcaaagggaaataaTTCAAATGTATTCACTGCTGTTGGGGTTGGTGTGAAACCTGTAGCACAACCAATTACCTTTTTTTAAACGTACACATACCCAAGTATTGTACAAAAAATGAAATGCACAGATCTAAGAAGTTTCAGTTCCTCCAGGGGAACACAAAGACCCatgcaaacaaatcaaaatcgtACAAGGCTAACTGAAATGAATGTGGGTCATTAATGCAAACAGTTTATGCAGTCTTACAGTCACAAAAATGTTCACAAGCTTTCAAGATATCCTAAATCAAAAACACCAGCAGTCTTGTGACACTTGTCTTTGCACTTCGTCAAAAGTAATTTCAAACAAGAGCAAGCAACTGAAGTCTCCTGAGCACACCATTTCTGCCATGCAGATAGACATTTTGGCAACGATTGGGACGAAGTGCTGGATCATTGTCAATGTACCTTTGAACATTGTCATCAGAGAGAACGCACATATTGTGCAAGATGCAGGCAGATGTGATTAGATTCACTACATCTTCTGCCTGATGGAAGGGAATTTCCTTCAGCCTTCTGAACCTTCCTTTCAGGTGGCCTATTGCCCTTTCCACTACCTGCCTTTCTCCAGACAGTCGCTGATTGAACCTCCGTTGTGGGCGTGTGAGGAAGCCGTTCTGTTTGAAGGGTGTAATGAGCCAATTTTTCAAGGGGTACGCGCTGTCAGCTAAAATGCACTGTCCTGGTCTAAAGACTCTAGCTGCCTCTGCATCATGAAAGAAGGTCGAGTTTCGCAGCACTCTTGCATCATGGGTACAGCCAGGCCAACCAGTGTACATGTCTGTGATCACCATCTCGTGATCTACAACCAgctgaaagaaacaaaacaatgtaATTACATAAGTCAGTACTGAATGTCATGACTTGGTTTTCATACTACATCAGTTTGGACAACATTTGTAGAAGTGAAGTCGCCAATTTCTTTAACCTTCTCCACCCGGATGAAGATCAGGGCTTTTCTTCTCTCCAGTACACTAACTCTCAAACATTCCAGAACAAACTTAGTATTTTATTaatctttattaaattttctAGTTTCAGTCCAAATTTGCAATAAATGTATCCAAAACTATCAAAGATACACGCTTCCAAAGTCGGGAGGTGCTCTTTCTGTCTCGTCGCAATAAGTAGCCTGCCGAGCGGAGAAGGTCAATCAATTTTCTTTACTCTTTTAGAATTAGGATAGGTCGATCCGTTTTTCACGGTTTGCTTGTCTAAGATagtaagaaaaaaaataaactgACAACAAATACCCGCATgcacaatttaaaaaacaagaagagcaaacgctcgatcgagtcactttcgcagttctgaatattatatgaggcatcagatggacaggaagaaattgctattcacaacacaatgagtcacgttcacataaaatttgagcccgatcacttttatagtttccgagaaaagcccaacgttaagttgtgtgttgccgaacagaaaaggctagttatctcccttgtttttctgataacgttcgtaaaaggctacagatgtaaatactttgatgtaaagaataatcctacaaagtttcaatcacatccgatgaactttgtcaaagatgtAAAATGTCTaattgaaaaaggtcaaaggtcaacgaaaccatcgttaaagtgtagaggtcattggaggtcacgactaaacaaaatatgagcccgatcgctttgatagtttccgagaaaagatataaaatgtctaatttttcctttgacgctgacctgtgaccttgaaaaaggtcaaaggtcaacgaaaccatcgttaaagtgtagaggtcattggaggtcacgactaaacaaaatatgagcccgatcgctttgatagtttccgagaaaagtccaacgttaaggtggtgtctacggacggccggccggacggccggccggacggccggccggccggacagactaacactgaccgattacatagagtcactttttctcaagtgactcaaaaatggtaAACAGATGTGAGTTGCATGTGCACAAAGACTTAAAAGTGAGATTAACAGTACGACATAGGTGGTTGAAGGCTTATCCAGCTGTTGCAGCATCTAAAAATTAAGTGTTCAACCAATTTGTGCTGTTCAAATCCCTATAGCTTGCCAGAAATGAGTGATTAAATACATTTACAAAAATAATCGCTGAAATAATTACCAAGCTAATTTTAGAATTAAGCAACGTCAAACAGACGTCATAGCCCATGAATGTGTCATCTTCGGAAAAGTCCGCCAATGCTCGTACGTTTCCGCCAGTGCAGCGTCCTtggttttgtttacaaagaCCAACATAGTAAACGCTGAATACTATTCAAATAATTTTTTCGGGGTTCAAAGACTGTAGCCAATCATTATTGGGTCACAATAGGTACACGTTTGTTACTTTACTGACACACGTAAACAATACGAATTAATTATTGCTGTCGTACTGTTAATCTAACTTTAATTCAGATGAAACTATGAAACAAAATTTTAGGCTAAAAAGCCTTTTATCAAGTGAGTGAAGTAAAACCTTTTCAATATTCATCCCTCCAGCCTTTTGTTACCATGCAACATTACAAATTGTACAAGGTAAATTTCTTGATGTTACCTGCAGCTGTACAGATGGGTAACCTTTTCGGTTGATGTAGTCATCATCCCTGTCCAGTTTGGAGGCCATCCTGATGTGCGACCCATCAAGAAATCCCACCACTCCAGGAAATCCAGACCGAGTCTGAACTGCGTTGACTATCTCTCGTTGCCTGGCAACACTGGGCCATCTTATGATCTGAAAATCAAACCAATTTTTTCTTGCCAGGCTCATTTCATTGCAGACTGCAAATGCTTTAACATTATATCTATGTATAGGTTATGTCTTTCCGGATGAAGATATGGCTGATATCTTCCCGAGACGTCTCTGTTACTGATTTTACCGAGCCTTGGCCCCTTTATGACAAAGAACCAACACCTTGCTGATTGACTTCCTGCAACTTGTCACAGAATGATGTGTTAAACATTTCACCtccatgacacacacacccatacaatacaatacaatacaatacaatacaatacaataactttattaatctctaaaagagaaattacattgctgagcgtttgtgtccgtaataataacatacataaaacattcaaaataaacatttgttctttgtcctgagaaaatatagcacattggttatcacataagaaagtatattaaaaaaataaatttacatgcattcaccatcaacaatgcacaaaagaaagtcagcaccttgccggttatcacatattgtctaagattaagagagtagaatgcaacacaaaatcaagaatactgaaacaatacagaacactgaccccgtgcatcagagcgacaacaccagcatctaccgccccacctgagaattgcagatggaatgaacgaatttctgtagcgtgtggatcttgcggttggttgtctgaatctgttgctcctgtctgtccgtctactgtcaaattccggtctgagtgggtgcgagtcgtcagccaaaatcttctgtaccttgtcagtcagtcgtcgttcatgtgttgatgtgaaattgtcctgcttcctcccaaccaccccacttgctttcctgatgaatttatctaatctatccctgtcttgcttgttgatgttgccaccccaacacacggagccaaagtacaacacactattgcacgttgaagtgtaaaacatctgaaggatttcttgtcttatgttaaaagacctgagttttctcaaaaagtacaggcgagagtggagtttcttcacaagggcatcagagtttggtttccatgtcaacttattgtctataatcacccccaaatacttatactgctctaccttctctacgacctcccccttgatcactatctccctgtgtacatgttccccctcctgttgtccattatcatttcctttgtcttccccacattaagctctaaatagttgttttcacaccaccccacaaacctatctacctcctgcctgtagtcagagtcgtcgtcaacagtcagcagtccggtcagtccagtgtcgtcagcaaacttggttaTGGGGCAGGAGTCCCCACCACAAAAACAAAGCACAAGCTTACTGCTTACCTGGTCTGTCAAGTTCCTCGTCATGGTGCTGGAGATATGATGCACAACATGCAGGACTGTCGACTTGGCAATGCCGTAAAGCATGCCCACCTCCCGCATGCAGTCCATGTTGCTGATGTATTGTATGAAGATTAGCAGCTGCATTTCTGGGGTCAGAGGTTTGTGGCCACCATGGAACTCTTCTGTGAAGTGCGGAGTGAGGTAGTCGAGTAACATGTCAAAGACATGTCTGAAAGtaaaatatattttattaatGAGTTTTGAAAATCAGGGTAAAAAATATCGGTTTTGGGATACTAGACACGCTTATCATGTGGATGTCTTGGACATAGATTCAGCTTCTAGATAtgaaaaaaatgcatttttaaTAGCTTACCCGGCTTAACAATTCTTTAGTCTTTGAACTTAACCTGTATATTATATACAGGATTAGTGAGGGGTCTTAGTTATTTTACTCTCTTCGTTTCTTTGGACGCACATATAATTTTTTCCAATAGCGTAATCCTCACCTGTCCTCAGGGGTGATCCCCCTCCTGAGTGTGATGCATGTGCAGAACGTTTTTCCATCAACCATGTGTTGATTGATTGTGCGGATCTTATTGAGATTAGAAAGAAACACTATGATGTAAATAGCTTGAAAACTCTATTCCGAGATGTTGCTCCGGCAAACATCTTTAACCTTTTGAAAGAGATTAATGGTTTTCATAAGATTTGAGTTGAAGATTTGACTTGAAAAGATTTTTAAGATTTGTTTTAACCTGTAAATAGCTGTATTTTTAAGCTTGTTaatgtttttgaattgatttgtaGATATTTAGTTGTGTTGGCCCTGAGTAGGCTCTTAGCAGTCGGCTGGGCTCGAAACAATATGTTATGTAATCCTCACCTGCTCAACCTCATCTGTTCCTGGAACTGGATATCGTTCCACTGGAAAACCACCTCTGCAAATCCTTGCACTTTCGGCAGTGGGACTCGCACAAGTGACTGTTGTTTCATCAGCCATGTCAACattactgcttgttcatcatcgtcgtccatcaactctccacaacagtaaattcgtaacgcgcttgtcgccatcttgttgcaagggacgcgactggatacaacccaacagcgttttcgcgaagaaaaaaaccagacatgcgcagtgaccctaccgtagctcaaccctgttcctcgcgaaaactcacTCAATATAAGTCACGacggccgccatgttttttgtCATCAATACTATTCATGTACTCCACTAAGGAAGAGCGTTTTATTGTGTCTTAAAACCGACTTCTCGGGAAAGTGATCAATCGAATTTTATGGTCCACAAAAACTTGCTTCATATTTTATTTAAGGGCTacttttatttgcctttatttttatggcacacattttgtgccccacattttgttttggccttcattttgtggtccacaaactggaaatgtgtcccacaaatttgtgggcttatttttgtggtccacaaactggaaatgtgccccacaaatttgtgggcttatttgttggattaatgacatcgaatgccaaggataatTGCCTAtaaacctcacacacacatgcatgcactctTCATCTCTCTGCGGAAGGGTGGATATTTGAGTGCAAGGGAAAGATGGACATATGAGGGTGATATATTACCAGTTGTAAACGTGTATAActatttaggaatattgttttcaactcgacTTAGTTTTACTGCTGCCTGTTGCGATCTCTCAAGCCGGGCCAAaaatgctctgatgtgtattatacaaagactatctgtgcttaataataatagttgaatgtttttgtgaagttgtttgattcccaagtaCAACCAATAGTACAGTATGATGCTGAGATATGGGGACTGGATAAGGCTGCTCTCCATTTATTTGCACtgaagaagttcttaggagttcgaatgcgaacacctaatgatcttgtatatggcgagacaaacagatatccgatatatttgaattctattttaagatgcattagctactggttgaaattgttaaagatggaggcgcacagacttcctcgtaaatcctatgaaatgttgtataaaatggatgaaAGTGGTAAAACGAACTGGGCCTCAGgtgtccgttgtaaattgtatgagtacggttttggttttatacaaaatagtgatagatttgctgtttatcggactttttgtactgtacatgacattaaaccctatctTTTGTCGAATATGGATAGGCATCTAAAGTTTATCATGACCAGGTTTCGATTCGGCATTTCAGAAATTGCAGTGCATGCTTACCGATATAGAAAACATAATGCCGATGATTTGATGTGTcctctttgtaaacaaaaccaagaagatgaagtccattttgttttgtgttgtccatac from Littorina saxatilis isolate snail1 linkage group LG4, US_GU_Lsax_2.0, whole genome shotgun sequence includes these protein-coding regions:
- the LOC138963867 gene encoding uncharacterized protein — encoded protein: MATSALRIYCCGELMDDDDEQAVMLTWLMKQQSLVRVPLPKVQGFAEVVFQWNDIQFQEQMRLSRHVFDMLLDYLTPHFTEEFHGGHKPLTPEMQLLIFIQYISNMDCMREVGMLYGIAKSTVLHVVHHISSTMTRNLTDQIIRWPSVARQREIVNAVQTRSGFPGVVGFLDGSHIRMASKLDRDDDYINRKGYPSVQLQLVVDHEMVITDMYTGWPGCTHDARVLRNSTFFHDAEAARVFRPGQCILADSAYPLKNWLITPFKQNGFLTRPQRRFNQRLSGERQVVERAIGHLKGRFRRLKEIPFHQAEDVVNLITSACILHNMCVLSDDNVQRYIDNDPALRPNRCQNVYLHGRNGVLRRLQLLALV